A segment of the Candidatus Dormiibacterota bacterium genome:
CTCATCTTTCTTATGGGTCTGCAGATGCTTGGTCAGTTCTTGGATTTTTTTCGTAAAAATACCAATCTGAACCTCCGGCGAGCCGGTGTCCTTTTTGTGCTTTTGATGAGTTGTGATTACTTTCTTTTTGGCTGTAGTAGTAAGCATTGTGGTAATGATTATAGCAGGTTATCAGGTTAGATGCAACTAAAAT
Coding sequences within it:
- the rpsO gene encoding 30S ribosomal protein S15; amino-acid sequence: MLTTTAKKKVITTHQKHKKDTGSPEVQIGIFTKKIQELTKHLQTHKKDEHSRRGLLKMVGKRRRLLDYLSKSDQERYLEIIKKLGLRK